The Candidatus Saccharimonadales bacterium nucleotide sequence AGTATGCATTTCGCGATAAAAAGGTTATCATTGTCAGTCCTACAAGTTTCATGGCGTATCTTCAAACGGTACTCCAAGGCCTTCGAAGTCTTCAAATCGAAGAACAAGCTAAAGATATTCAAATTCGTGTAGGTAAACTTGGCCAGCATATTGGAAAGTTTGAAGAGTACATGCAAAAACTTGGCTCTAGTCTTGGAACGACAGTCAATCATTTTAACTCAGCGCATAAAGAACTTGGTAAGGTTGATAAAGACGTGATTAAAATCGCTGGTACTGCTGCGGGCGTCGACCCCGTTATAATTAGTCGACCACAGCAAGATGAATAGATTTAAGTCATATAAAATATCCTCCCGATCGGGAGGATATTTTATATGACTTAAAGTAGCTTAGGCTACTTTTTCGTCGTTGTTCTTTAGTAGGTCAAAGATAATGAAACCGATGACTGCACCAAGAATTGGTCCAAGTACGTAGATTGCAATTGGCCACACTTTGAATGATAGGGCTTGAAGAGCGATTGCTACGGCTGGGTTTAGGATAGCTGTAGCCTGGATCACACCAGCTGCTGAGCTAGCGATAAGTAGGGCAGCAAAAAGTCCGAAGCCCATAGTGAAGGCAACAGAAACACGTTCTTTTGCACGAATGATACTTGCAACTGTAAATCCGAAGATGAATGTTCCAAGAACTTCTGCGGCAAATACATACCATTCTTTACCACTAGGGATTGCTGCAGCTGCAAATAGCTGAAGTGCACCAGTTGTGGCTTGACCTGTTGTAGGGTCGGTGACTGTACTGGCATTGCTAGCATGCGCAAACCAGTTCAGGATCACGAGCGCAAGCATCGAACCAAGTACTTGAGCTACAGCATATGCGAGTGCTCTCTTGCCACTAATGCGGCGAGTAAGCCAAGCAGCAATAGATAGTGCTGGGTTAAAATGTGCATTTGAAAGTGTGCTTATTGCTAGAACGAGTCCAATAAGTGTGAACCCAACAATAACTGGGCTGCCTTGTGATGCAATGATCGCTGCGGTAAAAATAAACGTACCGACAAACTCTGCGAGTACTGCGCTTATTGATACTTGGCTAAGCATAAATCGAGAATTCGATTTAGTCACAGCTGTCGTAACGGTAT carries:
- a CDS encoding aquaporin, with amino-acid sequence MATKKAAVATKKSAAKKQSITKVTTIKATEPRAHTVTTAVTKSNSRFMLSQVSISAVLAEFVGTFIFTAAIIASQGSPVIVGFTLIGLVLAISTLSNAHFNPALSIAAWLTRRISGKRALAYAVAQVLGSMLALVILNWFAHASNASTVTDPTTGQATTGALQLFAAAAIPSGKEWYVFAAEVLGTFIFGFTVASIIRAKERVSVAFTMGFGLFAALLIASSAAGVIQATAILNPAVAIALQALSFKVWPIAIYVLGPILGAVIGFIIFDLLKNNDEKVA